One Malus sylvestris chromosome 14, drMalSylv7.2, whole genome shotgun sequence DNA segment encodes these proteins:
- the LOC126598952 gene encoding heme oxygenase 1, chloroplastic-like: protein MASLTSVSQSQLLFNKTRFKLPPNLSSGLLLNKFSISFRRMSFRVPMKVAAAASEVVSATTAEKAKKRYPGEAKGFVEEMRFVAMKLHIRDQAKEREKEVKEPQEGLVAKWEPTVDGYLKFLVDRLLVYDTLEEIVEKASFPSCE from the coding sequence ATGGCTTCTTTAACATCGGTTTCGCAATCTCAATTGCTTTTCAACAAAACCCGGTTCAAGTTACCACCAAATTTAAGCTCCGGTTTATTGCTGAACAAGTTCTCTATTTCGTTCCGGAGGATGAGTTTCAGAGTGCCCATGaaggtggcggcggcggcgtcCGAGGTGGTTTCCGCTACCACGGCGGAGAAGGCGAAGAAGAGGTACCCGGGGGAGGCGAAGGGGTTCGTGGAGGAGATGAGGTTTGTGGCGATGAAGTTGCACATCAGGGATCAGgcgaaggagagggagaaggaGGTGAAGGAGCCGCAGGAGGGGCTGGTGGCTAAGTGGGAGCCAACAGTCGATGGGTATTTGAAGTTTTTGGTGGATAGATTGTTGGTTTATGATACCCTTGAAGAGATTGTTGAAAAAGCTTCATTTCCTTCTTGTGAGTAA